In Poecilia reticulata strain Guanapo linkage group LG1, Guppy_female_1.0+MT, whole genome shotgun sequence, one genomic interval encodes:
- the c1qtnf6b gene encoding complement C1q tumor necrosis factor-related protein 1 encodes MAAMLTASSSLLFLLALVCCVSSSPRSPSRLCRRCCDQLDPPDPPDTTAHYQMPEVRTVINMTILKGDKGDRGDKGTPGKPGLEGPAGQRGPLGPKGSKGHVGAPGDACKIPHSSFSVGRRKSLHSVEYYQALVFDTVFVNLHEHFNMFKGKFYCYVPGIYFFNVNIHTWNFKETYLHLMHNDKEKVILYAQPSERSIMQSQSVMLDLALNDEVWVRLYKRERENAIYSDDVDVYITFNGYLVAPGIQ; translated from the exons ATGGCAGCCATGTTGACTGCTAGCTCCAGCCTGCTGTTCCTCCTTGCCTTGGTGTGCTGCGTCTCCTCTTCACCCAGATCGCCGTCTCGGCTCTGCAGGCGATGCTGTGACCAGCTGGATCCACCGGATCCACCGGACACCACCGCTCATTACCAAATGCCTGAAGTCAGAACTGTCATCAACATGACCATTCTCAAAG GTGACAAAGGCGACCGAGGAGACAAAGGCACACCCGGGAAGCCGGGTCTGGAAGGGCCCGCCGGGCAGCGAGGACCCCTTGGGCCAAAGGGCAGCAAAGGCCATGTGGGCGCCCCCGGCGACGCCTGCAAGATCCCGCACTCTTCCTTCTCCGTTGGGCGTCGCAAGTCCCTGCACAGTGTGGAGTACTACCAGGCGCTGGTCTTCGACACGGTGTTCGTCAACCTCCACGAGCACTTCAACATGTTCAAGGGGAAGTTCTACTGCTATGTGCCGGGGATCTACTTCTTCAACGTCAACATCCACACCTGGAACTTCAAGGAGACCTACCTGCACCTCATGCACAACGACAAGGAGAAGGTGATTCTGTACGCGCAGCCCAGCGAGAGGTCCATCATGCAGAGCCAGAGCGTCATGCTGGACCTGGCCCTGAACGACGAGGTGTGGGTCCGCCTCTACAAGCGGGAGCGCGAGAACGCCATCTACAGCGACGACGTGGATGTTTACATCACGTTCAATGGATACCTGGTGGCGCCGGGCATCCAGTAA